One genomic window of Mailhella massiliensis includes the following:
- the nspC gene encoding carboxynorspermidine decarboxylase gives MNEYLSRLRPESWPSPCFVTDLALLRKNAAVLDDVQKRTGAKIMLALKCFSQWMTFPVLSRAMRGPLYGCCASSPDEARLAKEDFCGEVHAFAAAWSEEELAETLRYADHIVFNSFAQWKKFRPMVERASRERGVDIECGLRLNPEHSEGAVPIYDPCSPGSRLGIRPAAFHAELEKDQHALDGISGLHFHTLCEQNADSLERTLKAVEKHFGAYFSGMKWINFGGGHHITRADYDIELLCRCIEHVRDTYDVQVYLEPGEAVALNAGVLVATVLDVVQADMPIAILDASAACHMPDVLEMPYRPNIIGAGEAEEKKFTCRLAGKSCLAGDVIGEYSFDEELKPGDRLVFLDMAIYSMVKTNTFNGLRLPSIAIWDSETDQRRVTRTFSYEDFRTRL, from the coding sequence ATGAACGAATACCTTTCCAGACTCCGCCCCGAATCCTGGCCCTCCCCCTGCTTCGTCACCGATCTTGCTCTGCTCAGAAAAAACGCCGCCGTTCTCGACGACGTGCAGAAGCGCACGGGCGCAAAAATCATGCTCGCGCTCAAGTGCTTTTCCCAGTGGATGACGTTTCCCGTGCTTTCCCGCGCCATGCGCGGCCCGCTTTACGGCTGCTGCGCCAGTTCCCCCGATGAGGCGAGGCTGGCAAAGGAAGACTTCTGCGGGGAAGTGCACGCCTTCGCCGCAGCATGGAGCGAAGAGGAACTTGCGGAAACCCTGCGCTATGCCGACCATATCGTGTTCAACTCCTTCGCCCAGTGGAAGAAATTCCGCCCCATGGTGGAGAGGGCTTCCCGTGAACGCGGCGTGGATATAGAATGCGGGCTCCGCCTCAACCCGGAACACTCCGAAGGGGCCGTTCCCATTTATGATCCCTGTTCGCCCGGTTCCCGCCTCGGCATACGCCCGGCCGCCTTCCATGCCGAACTGGAAAAGGACCAGCACGCCCTGGACGGCATAAGCGGCCTGCATTTCCATACCCTGTGCGAACAGAATGCCGACAGCCTGGAACGCACGCTCAAAGCCGTGGAAAAACATTTCGGCGCGTATTTTTCCGGCATGAAATGGATCAATTTCGGCGGCGGCCACCACATCACCCGCGCCGATTACGACATCGAGCTTCTGTGCCGCTGCATCGAACATGTGCGGGATACCTATGACGTGCAGGTCTATCTGGAACCCGGTGAAGCCGTGGCCCTCAACGCAGGCGTACTCGTCGCCACGGTGCTCGACGTGGTGCAGGCCGACATGCCCATCGCCATTCTCGATGCCTCCGCCGCCTGCCACATGCCCGACGTTCTGGAAATGCCCTACCGCCCCAACATCATCGGCGCAGGAGAAGCGGAAGAAAAGAAGTTCACCTGCCGCCTTGCGGGCAAATCCTGCCTTGCGGGCGACGTCATCGGCGAATATTCCTTTGATGAGGAGCTGAAGCCCGGCGACAGGCTCGTCTTTCTGGACATGGCCATCTACAGCATGGTGAAGACCAATACCTTCAACGGACTCCGCCTGCCCTCCATCGCCATCTGGGATTCGGAAACCGACCAGCGCCGCGTTACCCGCACCTTCAGCTACGAGGACTTCCGCACCAGGCTGTAG
- a CDS encoding SlyX family protein, whose translation MTVEEQIARLEELAYFQEKLLGQLNEALTGQQAQLDALEKRLAGLEENVSALLEASDGNAPANTLPPHYMPERY comes from the coding sequence ATGACCGTTGAAGAACAGATAGCCCGGCTGGAAGAACTGGCGTATTTTCAGGAAAAACTGCTCGGCCAGCTCAACGAAGCCCTCACGGGTCAGCAGGCCCAGCTTGATGCGCTGGAAAAACGCCTTGCCGGACTGGAAGAAAACGTCTCCGCCCTGCTTGAAGCCTCGGACGGAAACGCTCCCGCCAATACCCTTCCCCCGCACTACATGCCGGAGCGCTACTGA
- a CDS encoding saccharopine dehydrogenase family protein, giving the protein MAKVLIIGAGGVSSVATHKCAQAAEVFTEIVLASRTKSKCDAIAASVKERYGRDIETAQVDADNVAELTALIRRVQPDLVMNIALPYQDLHIMDACLEAGVNYLDTANYEPPNDAHFEYKWQWAYQQKFKDAGLCALLGSGFDPGVTNVFCAYAQKHLLDEIHVLDIIDANAGDHGLPFATNFNPEINLREVSAKGRYWERGEWVETDPLSWKMNFDFPEGIGKRNCYLMYHEELESLVQNLRGIRRARFWMTFGDAYLNHLQVFKNVGLIGIEPVKFQGHDIVPLQFLAKLLPDPASLGPRTVGKTCIGCLMRGVKDGKERTVYIYNICDHQECYHELGSQAISYTTGVPAMVGAMMMVTGKWNKPGVWNMEQMDPDPFLEELGKYGLPWKVTEPAL; this is encoded by the coding sequence ATGGCAAAAGTGCTGATCATCGGCGCCGGCGGCGTCAGTTCCGTCGCCACGCACAAGTGCGCGCAGGCCGCTGAAGTCTTTACCGAAATCGTGCTGGCGAGCCGCACGAAATCCAAATGCGACGCCATCGCCGCAAGCGTGAAGGAACGCTACGGCCGCGACATTGAAACCGCTCAGGTGGACGCCGACAACGTGGCCGAACTCACGGCTCTCATCCGCCGCGTGCAGCCCGACCTCGTCATGAACATCGCCCTGCCCTATCAGGATCTGCACATCATGGACGCCTGCCTTGAAGCGGGCGTGAACTATCTGGACACCGCCAACTACGAACCGCCGAACGACGCGCATTTCGAATACAAATGGCAGTGGGCCTACCAGCAGAAATTCAAGGATGCCGGACTCTGCGCCCTGCTCGGCTCCGGCTTCGACCCCGGCGTGACCAACGTGTTCTGCGCCTACGCCCAGAAGCACCTGCTGGATGAAATCCACGTTCTGGACATCATCGACGCCAACGCGGGCGACCACGGCCTGCCGTTCGCCACCAACTTCAACCCGGAAATCAACCTGCGCGAAGTGTCGGCCAAGGGCCGCTACTGGGAACGCGGCGAATGGGTGGAAACCGATCCCCTTTCCTGGAAGATGAACTTCGACTTCCCCGAAGGCATCGGCAAGCGCAACTGCTACCTCATGTATCATGAAGAGCTGGAATCGCTGGTGCAGAACCTCCGTGGCATACGCCGCGCCCGTTTCTGGATGACCTTCGGCGACGCGTATCTGAACCACCTGCAGGTGTTCAAGAACGTGGGCCTCATCGGTATCGAACCGGTGAAGTTCCAGGGCCACGACATCGTTCCCCTCCAGTTCCTGGCCAAACTCCTGCCCGATCCCGCCTCCCTCGGCCCGCGTACCGTGGGCAAGACGTGCATCGGCTGCCTCATGCGCGGCGTGAAGGACGGCAAGGAACGCACCGTGTACATCTACAACATCTGCGACCATCAGGAATGCTACCATGAGCTGGGTTCGCAGGCCATTTCCTACACCACGGGCGTACCCGCCATGGTGGGCGCCATGATGATGGTCACCGGCAAGTGGAACAAGCCCGGCGTATGGAACATGGAACAGATGGACCCCGATCCCTTCCTGGAAGAACTCGGCAAGTACGGTCTGCCCTGGAAGGTCACGGAACCTGCCCTGTAA
- the speA gene encoding biosynthetic arginine decarboxylase, translating to MQKWTVEDSVDLYGIRNWSSGYFDISSKGEVVIRPFGREGGPEVSVLEIIHELKARGYDLPVLLRIENILDSQISLLHQTFRSAISELGYKGDYRGVFPIKVNQQQQVVEKITQYGAAYHHGLEVGSKAELIAAISQLKSREACLICNGYKDEEFIDLGLHALSMGFNVIFVLEMPGELEVILDEAKRMGIRPQIGVRVKLTTKASGHWSESGGERSAFGLTSAQIVDVVDILKDHDMLDTLKLMHYHLGSQVPNIRDIRAAVMEATRIYASLVQEGAAMGYLDLGGGLAVDYDGSHTNYVSSRNYTMMEYCTDVVEAVMTILDAQGIAHPHIVTESGRATVAYYSILLFNVLDVSLIEVGSLPEELPEDTPEPVRNLRETLQNINPRNLQEAYNDAIYYYDEMRQLFITGRVTLRQRTLAERFFWAIMRVLSEEKNRVKYIPKELHEIDSMLADIYYCNFSVFQSLPDSWAIDQLFPVMPIHRLEEFPERQGILSDLTCDSDGRISHFIDPQGLKTTLELHPLKDGEEYYLGTFLVGAYQETLGDLHNLLGDTNVVSVRIQEDGSYDFVREIDGDSVSDILAYVEYDPHRVLVGIRKSAERAVRENRITPAQRYQLMQAFEDGLRGYTYFER from the coding sequence ATGCAGAAGTGGACCGTGGAGGATTCCGTCGATTTGTACGGCATCCGCAACTGGAGTTCCGGGTATTTCGACATTTCTTCCAAAGGCGAGGTGGTCATCCGCCCCTTCGGGCGTGAAGGCGGCCCTGAAGTCAGCGTGCTGGAAATCATCCACGAGCTCAAGGCCCGCGGCTATGATCTGCCCGTCCTGCTCCGCATCGAAAACATCCTCGATTCTCAGATTTCCCTTCTGCACCAGACGTTCCGCTCCGCCATCAGCGAACTCGGCTATAAAGGCGACTATCGCGGCGTGTTTCCCATCAAGGTGAATCAGCAGCAGCAGGTGGTGGAAAAAATCACCCAGTACGGCGCCGCCTATCATCACGGCCTCGAAGTGGGTTCCAAGGCGGAACTCATCGCGGCCATCAGCCAGCTCAAAAGCCGCGAAGCCTGCCTCATCTGCAACGGCTACAAGGACGAAGAATTCATCGACCTCGGCCTGCACGCGCTCAGCATGGGCTTCAACGTCATCTTCGTGCTGGAAATGCCCGGCGAGCTGGAAGTCATTCTCGATGAAGCCAAGCGCATGGGCATACGCCCTCAGATCGGCGTGCGCGTCAAGCTCACCACCAAGGCCAGCGGCCACTGGTCGGAATCGGGCGGCGAACGCTCCGCCTTCGGCCTCACCTCCGCGCAGATCGTGGACGTCGTGGATATTCTTAAAGACCACGACATGCTCGACACCCTGAAGCTCATGCACTATCACCTGGGATCCCAGGTTCCGAACATCCGCGACATCCGCGCCGCCGTCATGGAAGCCACGCGCATCTACGCAAGCCTCGTGCAGGAAGGCGCGGCCATGGGCTACCTCGATCTCGGCGGCGGCCTCGCCGTGGACTACGACGGTTCGCACACCAACTACGTCAGCTCCCGCAACTACACCATGATGGAATACTGCACCGACGTGGTGGAAGCCGTCATGACCATTCTCGACGCGCAGGGCATAGCGCACCCGCACATCGTCACGGAATCGGGCCGCGCCACGGTGGCCTACTATTCCATCCTGCTCTTCAACGTGCTCGACGTGAGCCTCATCGAAGTGGGGAGCCTGCCCGAGGAACTGCCGGAAGATACGCCCGAACCCGTGCGCAACCTGAGGGAAACGCTTCAGAACATCAATCCGCGCAACCTGCAGGAAGCCTACAACGACGCCATCTACTACTACGATGAAATGCGCCAGCTCTTCATCACCGGCCGCGTCACTCTGCGTCAGAGAACGCTTGCCGAACGCTTCTTCTGGGCCATCATGCGCGTGCTTTCCGAAGAAAAGAACCGCGTGAAGTACATCCCCAAGGAACTGCATGAAATCGACTCCATGCTGGCCGACATCTATTACTGCAACTTCAGCGTATTCCAGTCGCTGCCGGACAGCTGGGCCATCGACCAGCTCTTCCCGGTCATGCCCATCCACAGGCTGGAGGAGTTCCCCGAAAGACAGGGCATTCTCTCCGACCTCACCTGCGACAGCGACGGCCGTATCTCCCACTTCATCGACCCCCAGGGCCTGAAGACCACGCTGGAGCTGCACCCCCTGAAGGACGGAGAGGAATACTATCTGGGTACCTTCCTTGTGGGAGCCTACCAGGAAACGCTGGGCGACCTGCACAACCTTCTAGGCGATACCAACGTGGTTTCCGTACGCATTCAGGAAGACGGCAGCTACGACTTCGTGCGTGAAATCGACGGCGACTCCGTTTCCGATATTCTCGCCTATGTGGAATACGATCCGCACCGCGTGCTGGTAGGCATACGCAAATCCGCGGAAAGGGCCGTGCGCGAAAACCGCATCACCCCCGCCCAGCGCTACCAGCTCATGCAGGCCTTTGAAGACGGCCTGCGCGGCTACACCTACTTTGAACGCTAA
- the dinB gene encoding DNA polymerase IV has translation MFRPGRWIMHMDMDAFFASIEQLDNPDLRGQPVVVGGEHRGVVSTCSYEARRFGIRSAMPVAEARRRCPHAVYLRPRMRRYAEMSALVRETIARFSPRVEMASVDEAYLDATGLERLFGPVEDMGRSLKAAVKEATGGLTCSVGIAPVKFLAKIASEQRKPDGLFLLAPEEVSAFLAALPVTAVPGVGRHFAAELARMGVRRCADVSRYGEDFWRKRYGKAGAVLWERAHGDDPREVVPYSPPKSESAEVTLDEDTLDKELLRTWLLRHAERVGASLRRQGLAGRTVTLKIKYADFHQITRQVTLERRICSTEAIYETARAILDHLELEGRVRLVGVGVSGFEAGAPTQLSLMPEKEAEGEEEKRRDRLNRAVDALRSRYGGGVVVRGRLFEGRGEEDARAAVQAERAEARRIREKH, from the coding sequence TTGTTTCGCCCCGGGCGCTGGATCATGCACATGGATATGGACGCCTTTTTCGCATCCATTGAGCAGCTCGACAATCCCGATCTGCGGGGACAGCCCGTGGTGGTGGGCGGGGAACACCGTGGCGTGGTGAGCACCTGCTCCTACGAGGCTCGCCGTTTCGGCATCCGCTCCGCCATGCCCGTTGCCGAGGCGAGGAGACGCTGCCCCCATGCCGTGTACCTCAGGCCGAGAATGCGGCGCTATGCGGAAATGTCCGCTCTGGTGCGTGAAACCATTGCGCGCTTTTCTCCCAGGGTGGAAATGGCGTCGGTGGATGAGGCCTATCTCGACGCCACGGGGCTTGAACGGCTGTTCGGTCCTGTGGAGGACATGGGCCGCAGCCTCAAGGCTGCAGTGAAGGAGGCCACGGGAGGCCTGACCTGCTCCGTGGGCATAGCCCCGGTGAAGTTTCTGGCAAAAATCGCCTCCGAGCAGCGTAAGCCCGACGGCCTTTTTCTTCTTGCCCCCGAAGAGGTTTCCGCTTTTCTGGCCGCGCTTCCCGTTACGGCCGTGCCCGGAGTAGGGCGGCATTTTGCCGCGGAACTTGCCCGCATGGGGGTGAGGCGCTGCGCCGACGTCTCGCGCTACGGGGAAGACTTCTGGCGGAAACGCTACGGCAAGGCAGGCGCCGTGCTGTGGGAAAGAGCCCACGGCGATGATCCCCGGGAAGTGGTGCCGTATTCTCCCCCCAAGTCGGAAAGCGCGGAAGTGACGCTGGATGAGGATACGCTGGATAAGGAACTTTTGCGTACCTGGCTTTTGCGTCATGCCGAAAGGGTGGGGGCCTCGCTCCGGCGGCAGGGGCTTGCCGGGCGCACGGTGACCTTGAAGATAAAATATGCCGACTTTCATCAGATCACGCGGCAGGTCACGCTGGAGCGCAGAATATGCAGCACCGAGGCCATTTACGAAACGGCCCGCGCCATTCTCGACCATCTGGAACTGGAAGGCCGGGTGCGCCTTGTGGGTGTGGGCGTTTCCGGCTTTGAAGCCGGAGCCCCGACACAGCTCTCCCTCATGCCGGAAAAGGAGGCCGAAGGGGAAGAGGAAAAAAGGCGCGACAGACTGAACCGGGCCGTGGATGCGCTGCGTTCCCGCTACGGCGGCGGGGTCGTGGTGCGGGGAAGACTTTTTGAAGGCCGCGGGGAAGAGGACGCGCGTGCCGCGGTTCAGGCCGAGCGGGCCGAAGCCCGCAGAATACGGGAAAAACACTGA
- a CDS encoding aryl-sulfate sulfotransferase, whose protein sequence is MAIHGIPTGVHRYDKELVCEGYNLFSPYFRNETHLINMEGEIVHTWKTDYFPGLFAHLMPNGDLVRGIRVPNQAVLFAGTTGGFERYDWDGNLLQRYIKNDHETQQVLSHAFCPMPNGNTIVICLEKKSNEEAYAKGRIPGTLPEDGEWFEGKQHKGLFLDYLMEIDKDNNVVWEWHLWDHVGDAPDEFNLNYILPPAAHYFSTVDWVHFNAVDYDPIHDRVCMTCRNFGEFVIVDRKTGKLIYRWGNPSTHLRGRKPGWLDDGDQQLFGPHCGTFINEGKHILIHDNGWFRPKGNRSRALEVDIETGKIVWSYESHNPQNFTSPYQSSVQRLPNGNTLICSTGSGQIFEVTPGPQPRVVWEFVCPWLQDGRTVNYLDDTDVLYSTTSHIIKEGHMKNMIHRVYRYAKDYPAFQGKDLSHGVPIDPSIVRLWEMEPFKSGYARAKQNPWPQPIAYRENPETK, encoded by the coding sequence ATGGCCATACACGGCATTCCTACCGGTGTTCATCGCTACGACAAGGAACTGGTTTGCGAAGGTTATAACTTGTTCAGCCCCTATTTCAGGAACGAGACCCACCTCATCAATATGGAAGGTGAAATCGTCCACACCTGGAAGACCGACTACTTCCCCGGCCTGTTCGCTCACCTCATGCCCAACGGCGACCTTGTCCGCGGTATCCGCGTGCCGAATCAGGCCGTGCTTTTCGCCGGCACCACGGGCGGCTTCGAACGCTACGACTGGGACGGCAACCTGCTCCAGCGCTACATCAAGAACGACCACGAAACCCAGCAGGTGCTTTCCCACGCCTTCTGCCCCATGCCCAACGGCAACACCATCGTCATCTGCCTTGAAAAGAAAAGCAACGAGGAAGCCTATGCCAAGGGCCGCATTCCCGGCACCCTTCCCGAAGACGGCGAATGGTTCGAAGGCAAACAGCACAAGGGGCTCTTCCTCGACTATCTGATGGAAATCGACAAGGACAACAACGTCGTCTGGGAATGGCACCTCTGGGATCATGTGGGCGACGCCCCCGACGAATTCAACCTGAACTACATTCTGCCCCCGGCGGCCCACTACTTCTCCACCGTGGACTGGGTGCATTTCAACGCCGTGGACTACGACCCCATCCATGACCGCGTGTGCATGACCTGCCGCAACTTCGGCGAATTCGTCATCGTCGACCGCAAGACCGGCAAGCTCATCTACCGCTGGGGCAACCCTTCCACCCATCTGCGCGGCCGCAAGCCCGGCTGGCTGGACGACGGCGATCAGCAGCTCTTCGGACCCCACTGCGGCACCTTCATCAACGAAGGCAAGCACATCCTCATCCACGACAACGGCTGGTTCCGCCCCAAGGGCAACCGTTCCCGCGCTCTGGAAGTGGATATTGAAACCGGAAAGATCGTATGGTCCTACGAGTCCCACAACCCGCAGAACTTCACCTCTCCCTACCAGAGCTCCGTGCAGCGCCTGCCCAACGGCAACACCCTCATCTGCTCCACCGGCTCCGGCCAGATCTTCGAAGTCACTCCCGGACCTCAGCCCCGCGTGGTGTGGGAATTCGTCTGCCCCTGGCTGCAGGACGGCCGTACCGTCAACTACCTTGACGACACCGACGTGCTCTACAGCACCACGTCCCACATCATCAAGGAAGGCCACATGAAGAACATGATCCACCGCGTCTACCGCTACGCCAAAGATTACCCCGCCTTCCAGGGCAAGGACCTCTCTCACGGCGTGCCGATCGATCCCTCCATCGTGCGTCTGTGGGAAATGGAACCCTTCAAGTCCGGTTACGCCCGCGCCAAGCAGAACCCCTGGCCTCAGCCCATCGCCTACCGCGAAAACCCTGAAACGAAGTAA
- a CDS encoding SDR family NAD(P)-dependent oxidoreductase: MNGQGLQGKKALVTGAGRGLGRAIALTLASRGADVACWDINGEGLTETARLIRELGRKAVIRVMDITRTAELPVALDDTVAELGGLDILVNNAGVNRPVPALEVTEECWDTILNVNLKAPFFMAQAAVKHMAHGGRIINITSSLSTNVLDKRVPYQTSKGGINVLTRALALEWAPLGITVNAVGPAIVATEMTRAMGSSSSVHPKMLLGRLVQPEEIGAAVAFLASDDAAMITGQALFVDEGWSIH; encoded by the coding sequence ATGAACGGACAAGGATTGCAGGGAAAAAAGGCGCTTGTGACCGGAGCCGGTCGCGGACTGGGCAGGGCCATAGCCCTCACGCTCGCCTCTCGCGGGGCCGACGTGGCCTGCTGGGACATCAACGGTGAAGGCCTCACGGAAACGGCGCGCCTCATTCGGGAACTGGGCCGCAAGGCCGTCATCCGCGTCATGGACATCACGCGTACGGCGGAACTGCCCGTCGCTCTGGACGATACCGTCGCCGAACTCGGCGGACTGGATATTCTGGTGAACAACGCGGGCGTCAACCGCCCCGTGCCTGCGCTGGAAGTGACGGAAGAATGCTGGGATACCATTCTGAACGTGAACCTCAAGGCTCCCTTCTTCATGGCCCAGGCGGCGGTGAAGCACATGGCGCACGGCGGACGCATCATCAACATCACCTCCAGCCTGTCCACCAACGTGCTGGACAAGCGCGTTCCCTACCAGACGAGCAAGGGCGGCATCAACGTGCTCACCCGCGCTCTGGCTCTGGAATGGGCGCCCCTCGGCATTACGGTCAACGCCGTCGGCCCCGCCATCGTGGCCACGGAAATGACCAGGGCCATGGGGTCCTCTTCTTCCGTGCATCCCAAGATGCTGCTCGGCCGTCTCGTGCAGCCTGAGGAAATCGGAGCCGCCGTGGCCTTCCTCGCTTCCGACGACGCCGCCATGATTACGGGCCAGGCCCTCTTCGTGGACGAAGGCTGGAGCATTCACTGA
- a CDS encoding SLC13 family permease, translating to MSEKEEIITAIPFSPQRAVKLLAAIVAYFAIAYGFGPVEGLSHQGQCSIALMVAAVIIWVTDALPLAVAAILMTMLQPLSGAAPFNKALANFANPIVFFCFGMFCVTFAFTRSGFSERVALWISRLAGGNPARLLLCFIAGGTILSAFMADVPVVVMLAPIALKIVEQNRCQANGSNFARAIMIGLPIGVLMGGIATPTGASMNILTMQFLRDMAGVDMSFLQWAAIGMPVVIVLIPVVWFILLKLFPLELDYLEGTECFEDAWKELGPMSRDEKKFAIFMLVNIVLWCTDSIHHIPLPILAVLGGAVLFVPGVDLIDWKYAGPRMGWSILMLIGGACSLSMSLWESGAAAWMGNTLLGGLLELPTWLLMLIIGFFAMWIHLLVTNSTAIIAVFMPMIIALAQSKGLNPVVLALPLGFLASASLVLVIDAVQLVTYQYGYYSMRDWLKAGVTISFIWIPLCVASVLLIGGGVLGLY from the coding sequence ATGTCTGAGAAAGAAGAAATCATCACCGCCATTCCCTTTTCCCCGCAGCGCGCCGTAAAGCTCCTTGCGGCAATCGTCGCCTATTTTGCCATCGCCTACGGGTTCGGCCCCGTGGAAGGTCTTTCCCATCAGGGGCAGTGCTCCATAGCCCTCATGGTGGCGGCCGTCATCATCTGGGTGACCGACGCGCTTCCTCTCGCCGTGGCCGCCATCCTCATGACCATGCTTCAGCCTCTCTCCGGGGCTGCGCCGTTCAACAAGGCCCTTGCCAACTTCGCGAACCCCATCGTGTTCTTCTGCTTCGGCATGTTCTGCGTCACGTTCGCCTTCACCCGTTCCGGCTTCTCCGAACGCGTGGCGCTCTGGATTTCCCGCCTTGCGGGCGGCAATCCCGCCCGTCTGCTCCTCTGCTTCATCGCCGGCGGCACCATTCTTTCCGCATTCATGGCCGACGTGCCCGTGGTGGTGATGCTGGCCCCCATCGCCCTCAAGATCGTTGAGCAGAACCGCTGCCAGGCCAACGGCAGCAACTTTGCCCGCGCCATCATGATCGGTCTGCCCATCGGCGTGCTCATGGGCGGTATCGCCACGCCCACCGGCGCTTCCATGAACATCCTCACCATGCAGTTTCTGCGCGACATGGCCGGTGTGGACATGTCCTTCCTGCAGTGGGCCGCCATCGGCATGCCGGTGGTCATAGTGCTCATTCCCGTGGTCTGGTTCATCCTGCTCAAGCTTTTCCCGCTGGAACTCGACTACCTGGAAGGCACGGAATGCTTTGAAGATGCCTGGAAGGAACTCGGCCCCATGAGCCGCGACGAAAAGAAGTTCGCCATCTTCATGCTGGTGAACATCGTCCTGTGGTGCACCGACAGCATCCACCACATTCCGCTGCCCATTCTCGCCGTGCTCGGCGGTGCGGTGCTCTTCGTGCCCGGCGTCGACCTCATCGACTGGAAGTATGCCGGTCCCCGCATGGGCTGGAGCATCCTCATGCTCATCGGCGGCGCCTGCTCCCTCAGCATGTCCCTCTGGGAAAGCGGCGCGGCGGCCTGGATGGGCAACACCCTGCTGGGCGGCCTGCTGGAACTGCCCACCTGGCTGCTCATGCTCATCATCGGCTTCTTCGCCATGTGGATTCACCTGCTGGTCACCAACTCCACGGCCATCATCGCCGTGTTCATGCCCATGATCATCGCTCTTGCGCAGAGCAAGGGCCTCAACCCCGTGGTGCTGGCTCTGCCGCTGGGCTTCCTGGCTTCCGCATCGCTGGTGCTGGTCATCGACGCCGTGCAGCTCGTCACCTACCAGTACGGCTATTACTCCATGAGAGACTGGCTGAAGGCCGGTGTGACCATCTCCTTCATCTGGATTCCCCTGTGCGTGGCCAGCGTGCTTCTCATCGGCGGCGGCGTGCTTGGTCTGTACTGA